The proteins below are encoded in one region of Ascaphus truei isolate aAscTru1 chromosome 10, aAscTru1.hap1, whole genome shotgun sequence:
- the LOC142503797 gene encoding protein FAM163A-like: protein MTAGTVVITGGILATVILLCIIGVLCYCRLQYYCCKKDELNEEAEEDPDHRPHSHFPCHDCSPLHHYGAPHPSVAPAYSPYGSPYCIRTADTMCNGRERNSYTPTHYTEPGPLPVMGGTPSFARGLHPLSTQV from the exons ATGACAGCTGGAACTGTAGTCATCACCGGAGGAATCCTAGCGACTGTTATACTTCTGTGCATTATTGGAGTGCTGTGCTACTGCAGACTACAG tattactgctgtaaGAAAGATGAGCTTAACGAGGAGGCAGAGGAAGATCCTGATCACCGGCCTCACTCACACTTCCCATGCCATGACTGCTCTCCCCTGCATCATTATGGGGCGCCCCATCCCTCTGTGGCACCAGCCTACTCCCCATATGGCTCCCCTTATTGCATACGAACTGCGGACACCATGTGCAATGGAAGAGAGAGAAACTCCTACACCCCCACCCACTACACAGAGCCAGGACCTCTCCCTGTTATGGGGGGCACACCGAGCTTTGCCAGAGGGCTGCACCCTCTCAGCACCCAGGTATGA